Proteins from one Pseudarthrobacter sp. BIM B-2242 genomic window:
- a CDS encoding RNA degradosome polyphosphate kinase, whose protein sequence is MKPEPAGTVTSEGPAVPVRARFGSSEVPASRATQDRIDIPEFAPNLVPEGDIRPDRFLDRELSWLAFNSRVLELAEDPNLHLLERVAFLSIFASNLDEFFMVRVAGLKRRIATGLAVPSPAGLSPVEVLERIGDEAHRLQQRHAQVYADQIRPALAYEHIHLMHWDELDDAAKQMLSELFAEKVFPILTPLAVDPAHPFPYISGLSLNLAVVVRNPVSDKELFARLKVPDQLPRLISIDGPRAGAVAGRVARFIALEEVIAVHLDKLFAGMEVLEHHIFRVTRNEDLEVEEDDAENLLQALEKELLRRRFGPPVRLEVTNDINPNIRALLIRELGVEESEVYSLPAPLDLRGLSVIAGIDRADLHYPKHMPHTSRFLNESETSKAANVFSAMRRRDILLHHPYDSFSTSVQAFLEQAAADPKVQAIKQTLYRTSGDSPIVDALIDAAEAGKQVLALVEIKARFDEQANISWARKLEQAGVHVVYGIVGLKTHCKLSLVVRQEVDGLRRYCHIGTGNYHPRTARYYEDLGLLTANEQVGQDLSKLFNQLSGYAPKSTFKRLLVAPRSVRSGLIDRIETEIRNARAGLAARVQIKVNSMVDEAIIDSLYRASQAGVMVDVIVRGICSLRPGVPGLSENITVRSVLGRFLEHSRVFAFANGGDQVVYIGSADMMHRNLDRRVEALVQLANAEDITYVLDLLRRYMDPETASWHLDNQGQWSRHHISDDGTPLDDIQSWLLASRTRQRSLSRR, encoded by the coding sequence ATGAAACCGGAACCCGCGGGAACAGTCACGTCCGAGGGCCCCGCAGTGCCCGTTCGGGCCCGCTTTGGTTCATCCGAAGTCCCGGCCTCGCGCGCCACCCAGGATCGGATCGACATTCCGGAGTTTGCCCCCAACCTGGTACCCGAAGGCGACATCCGTCCGGACCGCTTCCTGGACCGCGAGCTCAGCTGGCTCGCTTTCAACTCCCGCGTTCTGGAGTTGGCTGAAGACCCCAACCTCCACCTGCTGGAGCGAGTGGCCTTCCTGTCCATTTTCGCGTCCAACCTGGACGAGTTCTTTATGGTCCGCGTTGCCGGCTTGAAGCGACGCATCGCCACTGGCCTTGCCGTGCCCTCCCCCGCCGGACTCAGCCCGGTTGAGGTGCTCGAAAGGATCGGGGACGAGGCCCACCGGCTGCAGCAGCGCCATGCCCAGGTCTATGCAGACCAGATCCGGCCGGCGCTCGCCTATGAGCACATTCACCTGATGCACTGGGACGAACTGGACGACGCCGCGAAACAGATGCTCAGCGAACTGTTCGCCGAAAAGGTCTTCCCCATCCTGACGCCGCTGGCTGTGGACCCGGCACACCCGTTCCCGTACATCTCCGGGCTTTCGCTGAACCTTGCCGTAGTGGTGCGCAACCCGGTCAGCGACAAGGAACTTTTCGCTCGCCTTAAGGTTCCGGACCAGCTGCCCCGCCTGATTTCCATTGACGGCCCGCGCGCCGGGGCCGTGGCCGGCCGCGTGGCACGCTTCATCGCCCTGGAAGAAGTCATTGCCGTCCACCTGGACAAGCTCTTCGCAGGCATGGAAGTCCTGGAACACCACATCTTCCGCGTGACCCGCAACGAGGACCTTGAGGTTGAAGAGGACGACGCCGAGAACCTCCTGCAGGCTCTGGAAAAGGAACTGCTGCGCCGCCGCTTCGGTCCGCCCGTCCGTCTCGAAGTCACCAACGACATCAACCCGAACATCCGGGCGCTGCTGATCCGCGAACTTGGGGTGGAAGAGTCCGAGGTGTACTCGCTGCCCGCCCCGCTTGACCTCCGCGGGCTGTCGGTTATCGCCGGCATCGACCGCGCCGACCTCCATTACCCCAAGCACATGCCGCACACGTCGCGGTTCCTCAACGAGTCCGAGACGTCCAAGGCCGCGAACGTTTTCTCCGCGATGCGCCGCCGCGACATTCTGCTCCACCACCCGTACGACTCCTTCTCCACCTCCGTGCAGGCATTCCTGGAACAGGCCGCCGCGGACCCCAAGGTCCAGGCAATCAAGCAGACCCTGTACCGGACGTCAGGCGACTCCCCGATCGTTGACGCTTTGATCGATGCCGCCGAGGCCGGCAAGCAGGTGCTGGCGCTGGTGGAAATCAAGGCCAGGTTCGATGAGCAGGCCAACATTTCCTGGGCCCGGAAACTCGAGCAGGCGGGCGTCCACGTGGTCTACGGCATCGTGGGACTCAAGACGCACTGCAAGCTGTCCCTGGTGGTCCGCCAGGAAGTGGACGGGCTTCGTCGCTACTGCCACATCGGCACAGGCAACTACCATCCCCGCACTGCCAGGTATTACGAGGACCTCGGCCTCCTGACAGCCAACGAACAGGTCGGACAGGATCTGTCCAAGCTGTTCAACCAGCTCTCCGGCTACGCCCCCAAATCCACGTTCAAGCGGCTGCTGGTGGCACCGCGTTCTGTACGCTCGGGGCTTATTGACCGGATCGAGACCGAGATCCGCAATGCCCGGGCCGGCTTGGCCGCACGGGTGCAGATCAAGGTCAACTCCATGGTGGACGAGGCCATCATCGATTCCCTCTACCGCGCTTCGCAGGCCGGTGTCATGGTGGACGTCATTGTCCGCGGCATCTGCTCACTGCGCCCTGGTGTGCCGGGCCTCAGCGAAAACATCACGGTACGTTCAGTGCTGGGCCGCTTCCTGGAACACTCGCGGGTATTCGCCTTCGCCAACGGCGGGGACCAGGTTGTCTACATCGGTTCGGCAGACATGATGCACCGCAACCTTGACCGCAGGGTCGAGGCGCTGGTCCAGCTGGCCAACGCTGAGGACATCACTTACGTTCTTGACCTGCTGCGCCGGTACATGGATCCGGAGACAGCCAGTTGGCACCTGGATAACCAGGGCCAATGGAGCCGCCACCACATCTCCGACGACGGCACGCCCCTTGACGACATCCAGTCCTGGCTTCTGGCATCGCGCACGCGCCAGCGCAGCCTGAGCCGGCGGTAG
- a CDS encoding NUDIX hydrolase, whose amino-acid sequence MSSDILVADQTDHPGEAVAVVAAGAIPWRISSDGLEVLVIHRPRYDDWSWPKGKIDPGETLPECAAREVREEIGLAAPLGIPLPAIHYHVPSGLKVVHYWAVRVNGDRLVPDGKEVDRVVWCAPETAAGLLSNPSDVAPLEYLQAAYKDDQLDTWPFIVVRHAKAKPRSSWSKAEGERPLAATGIRQAEAVARLLQAWQPPHVVTSPWRRCVSTVAPYLKISGAKVKLVDALTEHRHARTPKKTAAVIETLLEKQRPVAVCTHRPALPTVLAQLAKRMPGRLRALLPDSDPYLSPGELVVCHVAANHKQRIVAVEQFKPFDD is encoded by the coding sequence TTGTCCAGCGACATCCTTGTAGCAGACCAGACGGACCATCCCGGCGAAGCGGTCGCGGTGGTGGCGGCCGGCGCCATCCCGTGGCGGATCAGCTCGGACGGTCTTGAAGTCCTGGTGATCCACCGGCCCAGGTACGACGACTGGTCCTGGCCGAAGGGCAAAATCGACCCCGGGGAGACCCTGCCGGAATGCGCGGCGCGGGAGGTGCGCGAGGAGATCGGGCTCGCCGCGCCCCTGGGCATCCCCCTGCCGGCCATCCACTATCACGTGCCCTCCGGCCTGAAGGTGGTCCACTACTGGGCGGTCCGCGTCAACGGGGACCGCCTGGTTCCTGACGGCAAGGAGGTGGACCGTGTGGTGTGGTGTGCTCCGGAAACCGCGGCCGGCCTGCTGTCCAACCCGTCCGACGTCGCCCCCCTGGAGTACCTGCAGGCCGCCTATAAGGACGACCAGCTGGACACGTGGCCGTTCATCGTGGTCCGGCACGCAAAGGCAAAGCCCCGCTCATCGTGGTCCAAAGCGGAGGGTGAGCGGCCTCTGGCGGCCACCGGAATCAGGCAGGCGGAGGCCGTGGCCCGGCTGTTGCAGGCGTGGCAGCCGCCGCATGTGGTGACCAGCCCCTGGCGGCGCTGTGTGTCCACTGTGGCGCCATACCTGAAGATTTCCGGAGCGAAGGTCAAGCTGGTGGACGCGCTGACCGAACACCGGCACGCGCGCACCCCGAAAAAGACGGCCGCCGTCATTGAGACGCTGCTGGAAAAGCAGCGCCCCGTGGCGGTCTGTACGCACCGTCCGGCGCTGCCCACCGTGCTGGCCCAGCTGGCCAAGCGCATGCCCGGCCGCCTTCGTGCCCTCCTTCCGGACTCGGACCCGTACCTGTCCCCGGGGGAACTGGTGGTGTGCCACGTGGCTGCCAACCATAAACAACGCATCGTCGCGGTGGAGCAGTTCAAGCCCTTTGACGACTAA
- a CDS encoding GntR family transcriptional regulator, with protein sequence MNAGVSVDLRSATPPYEQIRSQISSLIATGDLGVGSRLPTVRSLAADLGIAAGTVSRAYKELEAAGLIESRRRNGTVVAEPAPGASARSNGTVPEAVTAAVDLLINAGRDARLSDQLLLDLVRGKLQKG encoded by the coding sequence ATGAATGCGGGAGTGTCCGTAGACCTAAGGTCGGCCACCCCGCCGTACGAGCAGATCCGTTCGCAGATCAGCTCCCTGATTGCCACCGGTGATCTTGGGGTCGGAAGCCGGCTGCCCACCGTTCGCAGCCTCGCCGCCGATTTGGGCATCGCGGCTGGAACGGTTAGCCGGGCCTACAAGGAACTTGAGGCGGCCGGCCTCATCGAATCCCGGCGGCGGAACGGAACCGTGGTGGCAGAACCGGCGCCGGGAGCCTCGGCCCGATCAAACGGGACCGTGCCCGAAGCGGTGACTGCCGCCGTCGACCTTCTGATCAACGCGGGCCGCGACGCGCGGCTTAGCGATCAGCTGCTGCTCGACCTGGTCCGCGGAAAGCTCCAGAAGGGCTGA
- a CDS encoding thymidylate synthase has translation MSIPTPYEDLLRDVLAHGTHKSDRTGTGTTSVFGRQIRFDLGKSFPLITTKRVHFKSVAVELLWFLRGESNVKWMQDQGVTIWNEWADADGELGPVYGVQWRSWPTPDGGHIDQIAELVENLKSNPDSRRHIVSAWNVSELKDMALPPCHAFFQFYVADGKLSCQLYQRSADMFLGVPFNIASYALLTCMVAQQAGLEPGEFVWTGGDVHIYENHMDQVLKQLDREPYDYPQLKITRKPASIFDYTLDDFDVVGYQHHPTIKAPIAV, from the coding sequence GTGAGTATCCCGACGCCCTACGAAGACCTCCTCCGCGACGTCCTGGCCCATGGCACCCACAAATCCGACCGGACGGGCACCGGAACCACCAGCGTTTTCGGCCGCCAAATCCGCTTCGACCTGGGCAAGAGCTTCCCGCTGATCACCACCAAGCGCGTACATTTCAAGTCTGTTGCGGTGGAACTGCTTTGGTTCCTGCGCGGCGAATCGAACGTGAAATGGATGCAGGACCAGGGCGTGACCATCTGGAACGAATGGGCAGACGCGGACGGCGAACTGGGTCCTGTGTACGGTGTCCAGTGGCGCAGCTGGCCCACTCCGGACGGCGGCCACATTGACCAGATCGCCGAACTGGTGGAGAACCTGAAGTCCAACCCGGATTCGCGCCGGCACATCGTGTCCGCCTGGAACGTCTCCGAGCTCAAGGACATGGCGCTGCCCCCGTGCCACGCGTTCTTCCAGTTCTACGTGGCAGACGGCAAACTCTCGTGCCAGCTGTACCAGCGGTCCGCAGACATGTTCCTGGGCGTGCCCTTCAACATTGCCTCCTACGCCCTCCTCACGTGCATGGTTGCCCAGCAGGCGGGGCTGGAACCGGGCGAGTTTGTCTGGACCGGCGGCGACGTCCACATCTACGAGAACCACATGGACCAGGTCCTCAAGCAGCTGGACCGGGAGCCCTATGACTACCCGCAGCTGAAGATCACCCGGAAGCCCGCATCGATTTTCGACTACACCTTGGACGACTTCGACGTGGTTGGCTACCAGCACCACCCCACGATTAAGGCACCGATCGCCGTATGA
- a CDS encoding dihydrofolate reductase: protein MSTENTADPQAFTEELADTVTGVGLVWAQTSGGVIGKDGDMPWNLPEDMKHFTRLTLGHPVIMGRKTWLSFPEKYRPLPGRTNIVVTRQKNWGDSPEAKGAVVVPSLDDALLESQFVDGGETVWILGGGEVFRQSTDLANVAVVTTIDVEADGDTFAPELDETWEAASAVPPDGWLTAANGTRYRFTKWVRTQG, encoded by the coding sequence ATGAGCACCGAGAACACAGCAGATCCCCAGGCCTTCACCGAAGAGCTCGCCGATACCGTCACCGGCGTCGGCCTGGTGTGGGCCCAAACGTCCGGCGGCGTGATCGGCAAAGACGGCGACATGCCGTGGAACCTGCCCGAAGACATGAAGCACTTCACCCGGCTCACGCTGGGGCACCCGGTAATCATGGGCCGCAAAACGTGGCTGTCTTTCCCGGAAAAGTACCGTCCGCTGCCTGGCCGCACCAATATCGTGGTCACCCGGCAGAAAAACTGGGGCGACTCACCCGAGGCGAAGGGCGCCGTCGTGGTTCCCTCCCTGGATGATGCGCTCCTGGAGTCCCAGTTCGTCGACGGCGGCGAAACAGTCTGGATCCTGGGCGGCGGCGAAGTTTTCCGCCAGTCCACAGACCTTGCCAACGTCGCGGTGGTCACCACGATTGATGTGGAGGCCGACGGCGATACGTTCGCTCCGGAGCTCGACGAAACGTGGGAAGCGGCTTCGGCCGTTCCGCCGGACGGATGGCTGACGGCAGCCAACGGCACGCGCTACAGGTTTACCAAATGGGTTAGGACGCAGGGCTGA
- a CDS encoding NF038396 family protein codes for MLKKPETLFVLGYMLLPLLALLSAIVGLTMVLGGNKIAGAIVLVVVTQVFAFGAFFALRARKQAMLQDDKRG; via the coding sequence ATGCTGAAAAAACCGGAAACACTGTTTGTGCTGGGCTATATGCTCCTGCCGCTGCTCGCGCTGCTCTCCGCAATTGTTGGCCTGACCATGGTCCTGGGCGGCAACAAGATCGCCGGCGCCATCGTGCTGGTGGTGGTGACGCAGGTCTTCGCGTTCGGTGCCTTCTTCGCCCTGCGCGCCCGAAAGCAGGCCATGCTGCAGGACGACAAGCGCGGCTGA
- the asd gene encoding aspartate-semialdehyde dehydrogenase: MTTAATPSVGLVGWRGMVGSVLMQRMQDEGDFANINPVFFSTSNAGGAAPSLAGTAAGSAGKLEDAFDVDALAKLPIIVTAQGGDYTKRVHTELRGRGWDGLWIDAASTLRMNDDSIIVLDPINRDVIDKGMVNGTKDFIGGNCTVSCMLMGLGGLFKNGLVEWGTSMTYQAASGGGARHMRELLSQFGTLNAEVSSELDDPASAILEIDRKVLAHQRTDIDATQFGVPLAGSLIPWIDADLGNGQSKEEWKAGVETNKILGTSDENRIIMDGLCIRIGAMRSHSQALTLKLREDLSVAEIETLLADDNEWAKVIPNTKEDSMAGLTPVAASGTLDIPVGRIRKMEMGPEYISAFTVGDQLLWGAAEPLRRMLNIATGNL, translated from the coding sequence ATGACTACAGCAGCTACCCCCTCCGTCGGCCTGGTCGGATGGCGCGGCATGGTCGGCTCCGTCCTGATGCAGCGCATGCAGGACGAAGGCGACTTCGCCAACATCAACCCGGTATTTTTCTCCACGTCCAACGCAGGAGGTGCCGCCCCGTCACTCGCTGGAACAGCAGCGGGCAGCGCCGGCAAGCTCGAGGACGCGTTCGACGTCGACGCCCTGGCGAAGCTGCCCATCATTGTCACCGCCCAGGGCGGGGACTACACCAAGCGGGTCCACACCGAGCTGCGCGGCCGCGGCTGGGACGGCCTGTGGATCGACGCCGCCTCCACCCTGCGCATGAACGACGACTCCATCATCGTGCTGGACCCGATCAACCGCGACGTCATCGACAAGGGCATGGTCAACGGCACCAAGGACTTCATCGGCGGCAACTGCACCGTGTCATGCATGCTGATGGGCCTGGGCGGGCTGTTCAAAAACGGCCTCGTTGAGTGGGGCACGTCCATGACCTACCAGGCAGCCTCCGGCGGCGGTGCCCGGCACATGCGCGAGCTGCTCAGCCAGTTCGGCACGCTCAACGCCGAGGTGAGCTCCGAACTGGACGACCCGGCGTCGGCCATCCTCGAAATCGACCGGAAGGTCCTGGCTCACCAGCGCACGGACATCGACGCCACCCAGTTCGGCGTGCCGCTGGCCGGCTCCCTGATCCCCTGGATCGACGCGGACCTTGGCAACGGACAGTCCAAGGAAGAGTGGAAGGCCGGGGTTGAGACCAACAAGATCCTGGGCACCTCGGACGAGAACCGGATCATCATGGACGGCCTGTGCATCCGCATCGGTGCCATGCGTTCCCACTCCCAGGCCCTCACACTGAAGCTCCGTGAGGACCTGTCCGTGGCCGAGATCGAAACCCTCCTTGCCGATGACAACGAGTGGGCCAAGGTCATCCCCAACACCAAGGAAGACTCCATGGCCGGCCTGACTCCCGTGGCCGCTTCCGGCACGCTGGACATCCCGGTTGGCCGTATCCGCAAGATGGAGATGGGCCCGGAGTACATCAGCGCGTTCACCGTGGGCGACCAGCTCCTCTGGGGCGCCGCCGAGCCGCTGCGCCGCATGCTCAACATCGCCACAGGCAACCTGTAG
- a CDS encoding winged helix DNA-binding domain-containing protein: protein MAATRVTRNVMGRLRLASQGLLGPGLASVPAAVRWMTATQAQDLQASLLAVGLRVPGAGLSDIRAALDDGSVVRSWPMRGTLHLVAPEDLRWMLSLTAERLHRVVAGRHRELDITWADIEKCRDVALERVVGGGSVSRNELFAVFEAAGQPTAGQRGIHILGTLCRHGWLVQGPLSGNQQLLVAFDEWIPESRTLERQDGIAEFVLRYFRSHGPATLRDFAWWTQIPLTEVRSAMEQVRGLLVELEFCGAGYWMSPETASLLDDGVPGQRSVLLLPGFDEFLLGYQDRSLVLAPEHANKIVPGGNGVFKKTLVAGGEVIGTWSRAGAGRSAAVVPELFDGTKPLGTAAQAAFTRAAERYITFLDR, encoded by the coding sequence ATGGCAGCCACCCGCGTCACCCGCAACGTTATGGGCCGGCTCCGGCTGGCATCGCAGGGGCTGCTTGGTCCCGGGCTGGCCTCAGTCCCGGCGGCTGTCCGCTGGATGACGGCTACCCAGGCGCAGGACCTGCAGGCTTCGCTGTTGGCTGTTGGACTGCGTGTCCCCGGTGCGGGGCTGTCGGACATCCGGGCCGCCCTGGACGATGGCAGCGTGGTCCGTTCCTGGCCAATGCGGGGAACGCTCCACCTGGTGGCTCCGGAGGACCTGCGCTGGATGCTGAGCCTGACGGCGGAACGGCTTCACCGCGTGGTGGCGGGCCGGCACCGTGAACTGGACATCACGTGGGCGGACATCGAAAAGTGCCGGGACGTGGCCTTGGAGCGCGTGGTCGGGGGCGGGTCAGTCAGCAGGAACGAACTGTTCGCCGTGTTTGAGGCCGCTGGCCAGCCCACGGCCGGGCAGCGCGGGATCCACATCCTGGGGACGCTGTGCCGGCATGGGTGGCTGGTCCAGGGGCCGCTCTCGGGGAACCAGCAGCTGTTGGTGGCCTTCGACGAGTGGATCCCTGAGTCCCGGACGCTGGAGCGGCAGGACGGGATCGCGGAGTTCGTGCTTCGCTACTTCCGGAGCCACGGCCCCGCCACGCTCCGCGATTTCGCGTGGTGGACCCAGATCCCGCTGACCGAAGTGCGGTCCGCTATGGAACAGGTCCGGGGCCTGCTGGTCGAGCTGGAATTCTGCGGTGCCGGCTATTGGATGTCGCCGGAGACCGCATCACTGCTCGACGACGGTGTGCCGGGCCAGCGGTCGGTGCTGCTGTTGCCCGGCTTTGACGAGTTCCTGCTGGGCTACCAGGACCGGAGCCTGGTGCTGGCGCCGGAGCACGCCAACAAGATCGTCCCCGGCGGCAACGGCGTGTTCAAGAAGACCCTCGTGGCCGGGGGAGAGGTGATCGGCACGTGGTCCCGCGCAGGCGCAGGCCGGAGCGCCGCCGTCGTGCCTGAACTCTTCGACGGCACCAAGCCGCTGGGTACGGCAGCACAGGCAGCCTTCACCCGGGCAGCCGAACGGTACATCACCTTCCTGGACCGCTGA
- a CDS encoding UDP-N-acetylmuramate dehydrogenase: protein MTQTMLAALTTAAVGGPAGKYVEARTEAEIIDAVRTADAAGEPVLAIGGGSNLLISDDGFPGTVVKIASEGFTVNAEDSCGGVAVVVQAGHNWDALVEHAVLHAWSGIEALSGIPGATGATPVQNVGAYGSEVSQTIAAVRTWDRTRNAVQTFTNSELKFGYRDSILKQTTVDGSPRYVVLTVEFQLPLGRMSAPIRYAELARSLDVEPGKRAYSNDVRREVLRLRASKGMVLDAADRDTYSTGSFFTNPVVPADVAAGLPDNAPQYPAGVDGMVKLSAAWLIDRAGFGKGYGLEPDSASGGRAALSTKHTLAITNRGSASAKDMLAIAREVRDGVVERFGIELHPEPLLIGLTL, encoded by the coding sequence GTGACCCAGACAATGCTCGCGGCCCTGACCACGGCCGCTGTGGGCGGTCCCGCCGGCAAGTACGTTGAAGCCCGGACCGAGGCGGAGATCATCGACGCCGTCCGCACGGCTGACGCGGCGGGGGAGCCCGTCCTCGCGATCGGTGGCGGCTCCAACCTGCTGATTTCCGACGACGGGTTCCCCGGCACCGTGGTGAAGATCGCCTCGGAAGGGTTCACTGTTAACGCTGAGGACTCCTGCGGCGGTGTGGCGGTGGTGGTGCAGGCCGGCCACAACTGGGATGCCCTCGTGGAGCACGCCGTGCTGCATGCGTGGTCCGGCATCGAGGCACTTTCCGGGATCCCCGGGGCAACCGGCGCTACTCCGGTCCAGAACGTCGGGGCGTACGGTTCAGAGGTCTCCCAGACCATCGCCGCGGTCCGGACGTGGGACCGGACCCGGAATGCTGTCCAGACCTTCACCAACTCCGAGCTGAAGTTCGGCTACCGGGATTCCATCCTGAAGCAGACCACCGTGGACGGATCGCCCCGGTACGTTGTGCTGACCGTCGAATTCCAGCTGCCGCTGGGCCGGATGAGTGCGCCCATCCGCTACGCCGAGCTGGCCCGCTCCCTGGACGTCGAACCCGGCAAACGGGCTTACTCAAACGATGTCCGGCGCGAAGTGCTCCGCCTGCGCGCGTCCAAAGGCATGGTGCTGGACGCCGCCGACCGGGACACATATTCCACCGGATCGTTCTTCACCAACCCGGTTGTCCCCGCGGACGTCGCCGCCGGGCTGCCGGACAACGCACCGCAGTACCCCGCCGGTGTGGACGGCATGGTCAAACTCTCTGCTGCCTGGCTGATCGACCGGGCCGGGTTCGGCAAGGGCTACGGCCTGGAACCGGACAGCGCGTCCGGCGGGCGCGCGGCGCTGTCCACAAAGCACACGCTGGCCATTACCAACCGGGGCTCAGCCAGTGCCAAGGACATGCTGGCCATCGCCCGCGAGGTGCGGGACGGCGTCGTCGAACGCTTTGGCATTGAACTGCATCCGGAACCGCTGCTGATCGGGCTGACGCTCTAG
- a CDS encoding MaoC family dehydratase: MSPTFHELSAGQDIGSRTIEVTRTDLVKYAGASGDFNPIHWNEAFATGVELPGVIAHGMFTMGAAVQLVTDWAGDPAAVVDFQTRFTKPVLVTDTTGTTEPGATIEVSGAVGKLDAEAGTARVDLTVVSAGQKVLMKAQAVVRLS; encoded by the coding sequence ATGAGCCCCACCTTCCACGAACTCAGCGCCGGCCAGGACATTGGCAGCCGGACCATCGAGGTCACCCGCACCGACCTGGTCAAGTACGCCGGTGCGTCCGGCGACTTCAACCCCATCCACTGGAACGAGGCCTTCGCCACCGGCGTGGAACTGCCCGGCGTGATCGCCCACGGCATGTTCACCATGGGTGCGGCAGTGCAGCTGGTCACCGACTGGGCAGGCGACCCCGCCGCCGTCGTCGACTTCCAGACGCGCTTCACCAAGCCGGTCCTGGTCACCGACACCACCGGAACCACGGAACCCGGGGCCACCATCGAGGTCAGCGGCGCCGTTGGAAAGCTCGACGCCGAGGCCGGCACCGCGCGCGTTGACCTCACCGTGGTTTCGGCCGGGCAAAAAGTGCTGATGAAGGCCCAGGCCGTCGTCAGGCTGTCCTAG
- a CDS encoding MaoC family dehydratase N-terminal domain-containing protein, whose product MTINPDLQGRSYPAAEVYDVGREKIREFARAVKATHPAHFDVEAAKALGHTDLVAPPTFAIIIAQRADAQLIEDPDAGIDFTRVVHADQRFIHHRPIVAGDRLVAELHVDGVRAMGGGAMITTRQEIFALTDGGSGAREPVATATSSILVRGEGQ is encoded by the coding sequence ATGACTATCAATCCGGATCTGCAGGGCCGCAGCTACCCTGCCGCAGAGGTGTACGACGTCGGCCGCGAGAAAATCCGCGAGTTCGCCCGCGCCGTCAAGGCAACGCACCCCGCCCACTTCGACGTCGAGGCCGCCAAGGCCCTGGGCCACACCGATCTGGTGGCGCCGCCCACGTTCGCCATCATCATCGCCCAGCGCGCCGACGCCCAGCTGATCGAGGATCCTGATGCCGGCATCGATTTCACCCGCGTAGTCCATGCCGACCAACGCTTCATCCACCACCGCCCCATCGTCGCCGGCGACCGGCTGGTGGCGGAACTGCACGTTGACGGCGTCCGTGCCATGGGCGGAGGCGCCATGATCACCACGCGCCAGGAAATTTTTGCCCTGACCGACGGCGGCAGCGGTGCACGCGAGCCCGTCGCCACCGCCACATCATCCATTCTCGTCCGCGGAGAGGGACAGTAA
- a CDS encoding metalloregulator ArsR/SmtB family transcription factor, with product MLTAAQAPLYEIKANLFKALAHPARIRILELLSAAPHNTAAVSYLLAETGLEASHLSQHLATLRRHKVVTSVRSANAVTYSLAHPGISQLLAIARTFLLDSLADSNEQLRLAQQLPAGHLPAESAS from the coding sequence ATGTTGACTGCCGCCCAGGCTCCGCTGTACGAGATCAAGGCCAACCTCTTCAAAGCACTGGCCCACCCCGCGCGGATCCGAATCCTCGAACTCCTGTCCGCCGCCCCGCACAACACGGCAGCGGTCAGCTACCTGCTTGCCGAGACAGGGCTGGAGGCCTCCCACCTCTCCCAGCACCTGGCCACGCTGCGCAGGCACAAAGTGGTGACATCGGTGCGGAGCGCCAACGCGGTGACCTACAGCCTGGCCCACCCGGGGATTTCGCAGCTGTTGGCCATTGCCCGCACCTTCCTGCTGGACAGCCTCGCCGACTCCAACGAACAGCTCCGACTGGCGCAGCAGCTGCCGGCCGGGCATCTGCCCGCGGAGTCCGCCTCGTGA